The Candidatus Aminicenantes bacterium genome has a window encoding:
- a CDS encoding cysteine synthase family protein, protein MATEKVCNSIVETVGHTPMIRLNHVTANLGHEVYAKLEFLNPMGSVKDRIARWMIEKAEKDGRLQPGQMIIENSSGNTALGLAMMAIQKGYRLKVVVRDRISREKINQLNALGVEVYLVDATLPPESPDSYNNITPRLAAATPGCYFPDQHNNRENNEAHYQTTGPEIWEQMEGRIDLFVAGIGTGGTIGGVARFLKEKDPAIRVVAVDPEGSVFYDWFHHRRMVTPGPYLIEGLGDEFLIGCADFTHIDDIIRVNDRDAFHATRELAKREAVLAGGSSGAALWAIRQIASNLDIARPARIVTIFADGSSRYLSTIFNDKWMQAQGLM, encoded by the coding sequence ATGGCAACCGAAAAAGTCTGCAACAGTATCGTGGAAACGGTGGGGCATACGCCCATGATCCGGCTGAACCACGTCACCGCCAACCTGGGTCACGAAGTGTATGCAAAGTTGGAATTCCTCAATCCCATGGGCAGCGTCAAGGACCGAATCGCCCGCTGGATGATTGAAAAAGCCGAGAAAGACGGACGACTTCAACCCGGACAAATGATTATCGAGAATTCTTCGGGAAACACGGCACTCGGCCTGGCCATGATGGCCATCCAGAAGGGATACCGCCTCAAGGTGGTTGTGCGGGACCGCATCAGCCGCGAAAAAATCAACCAACTCAACGCCCTGGGCGTAGAGGTTTATTTGGTGGATGCCACCCTGCCACCCGAATCCCCGGACAGTTACAACAACATCACCCCGCGACTGGCAGCCGCCACTCCGGGTTGTTATTTTCCGGATCAGCACAACAACCGCGAAAACAACGAAGCCCATTACCAGACAACAGGCCCGGAAATTTGGGAACAGATGGAAGGGCGTATCGACCTTTTCGTGGCTGGAATAGGCACCGGCGGCACCATCGGCGGAGTGGCCCGGTTTCTGAAGGAGAAGGATCCCGCCATTCGCGTGGTGGCCGTGGACCCAGAGGGATCTGTATTCTATGACTGGTTCCACCATCGACGCATGGTCACCCCCGGCCCTTACCTGATCGAGGGGTTGGGTGATGAATTCCTGATCGGTTGCGCGGATTTCACCCATATCGACGATATTATTCGTGTAAACGACCGGGACGCGTTCCACGCCACCCGTGAACTGGCAAAACGGGAAGCGGTGCTGGCCGGGGGATCCAGTGGTGCCGCCTTGTGGGCGATCAGACAGATCGCCTCCAACCTCGACATCGCACGACCCGCCCGCATCGTCACCATTTTCGCTGATGGCAGTTCCCGCTACTTGAGCACTATTTTCAACGATAAATGGATGCAGGCTCAAGGCTTGATGTAA